In Carya illinoinensis cultivar Pawnee chromosome 7, C.illinoinensisPawnee_v1, whole genome shotgun sequence, the following are encoded in one genomic region:
- the LOC122315868 gene encoding VIN3-like protein 1 isoform X5, whose product MGKERKYTGYTKSQMIEHLLKLVLRDSEGHNSFAFSPSHIKFKRKRNIGPPQLLTDLNHSPLENNEEHIKTLRCRNIACRATLTSEDAFCKRCSCCICHCYDDNKDPSLWLTCDNDLCGLSCHLECALKHERAGILKHGCCEKLDGSFYCISCGKINGIMRTWRKQLIVAKEARRVDVLCLRLSLAHKILMGTALYKEVQRTVESAVKILNDEVGPLDQVCTSMVRCIVNRLSCGAEVQKLCASAVLSFDSLVCPNYMEKKDPFAACHIRFEESTPTSVIVVLEYEDHLLKNNPGCRLWHRESVIKDYPEQPTFIVFRPEKRFKICHLHPSTEYLCKVSLFSSIGVLGVSEAKWETPAPGGSSFTALEHEKAEHRIIAQNHPQAESTKSSNFKSASPAKLQPLVEINKSKSEGFYYPPPFIETVSPSTPCKCSGMRAVPDMGSKMRPLVSDYEHSVQVVRGLEHEGHIDEDFRVKFLTWFSLKATEQERRVVNVFVDALLDDPPSLAGQLMDTFMDKICCEQKPVSRHGFCFSLWH is encoded by the exons ATGGGGAAAGAGAGAAAGTACACAGGATATACAAAATCTCAAATGATAGAACACCTTCTAAAGTTAGTGCTTCGGGATTCCGAGGGGCACAATTCTTTTGCCTTTTCTCCATctcatattaaatttaaaaggaaaaggaacATAGGTCCACCTCAACTATTGACTGACCTAAATCATTCCCCTCTGGAAAACAATGAAGAACATATTAAAACTTTGCGGTGTCGGAATATTGCATGCAGAGCTACTTTAACTTCGGAGGATGCTTTTTGCAAAAGATGTTCTTGCTGTATCTGTCATTGTTATGATGATAACAAGGATCCCAGTCTCTGGTTGACCTGCGATAATGATTTGTGTGGATTGTCTTGCCATCTGGAATGTGCTTTGAAGCATGAAAGAGCTGGTATTTTGAAGCATGGGTGTTGTGAAAAGTTGGATGGAAGCTTCTATTGCATTTCCTGTGGAAAAATCAATGGGATAATGAG AACCTGGAGAAAACAATTAATTGTTGCCAAGGAGGCTAGAAGAGTGGATGTACTGTGTCTACGATTATCTCTGGCACATAAGATTCTCATGGGAACAGCATTATACAAAGAAGTGCAGAGGACAGTGGAATCTGCAGTGAAAATACTGAATGATGAAGTGGGGCCTCTAGATCAGGTATGCACTAGTATGGTACGCTGCATTGTGAACAGACTCTCCTGCGGTGCTGAGGTCCAGAAGTTATGTGCTTCTGCAGTGCTATCTTTTGATTCGCTGGTTTGCCCCAATTATATGGAAAAGAAAGATCCATTTg CAGCTTGTCATATCCGGTTTGAAGAGTCCACCCCTACATCAGTGATTGTTGTGCTAGAATATGAAGACCATCTGTTAAAAAACAACCCAGGCTGCAGACTCTGGCATCGGGAGTCTGTCATTAAGGACTATCCAGAGCAACCCACTTTCATTGTATTCAGGCCAGAGAAGAGATTCAAGATATGTCACCTCCATCCTTCAACAGAGTATCTCTGCAAAGTTTCTCTGTTTAGCAGCATTGGGGTCTTGGGTGTTTCAGAAGCCAAATGGGAGACTCCTGCTCCAGGTGGGAGCTCTTTTACAGCTTTAGAACATGAAAAAGCAGAACATAGAATTATAGCTCAAAATCATCCTCAGGCTGAGTCAACCAAGTCTAGTAACTTTAAATCAGCATCCCCTGCGAAGCTTCAACCGTTGGTTGAGATTAACAAGAGCAAGAGTGAAGGGTTTTACTATCCACCTCCTTTCATTGAAACCGTATCTCCTTCAACGCCTTGTAAATGCAGTGGAATGCGAGCAGTTCCAGATATGGGTAGTAAAATGCGACCACTGGTTAGTGATTATGAACATTCTGTGCAAGTGGTCAGAGGTTTAGAGCATGAAGGGCACATAGATGAAGATTTTAGAGTAAAATTTCTCACTTGGTTCAGCCTCAAAGCTACGGAGCAAGAGAGAAGGGTGGTTAATGTATTTGTGGATGCTTTGCTTGATGACCCTCCTAGCTTAGCTGGACAGCTTATGGATACCTTCATGGACAAGATATGCTGCGAACAAAAACCTGTTTCTAGGCATGGTTTTTGCTTTAGTTTGTGGCATTAA
- the LOC122316378 gene encoding zinc finger BED domain-containing protein RICESLEEPER 2-like, whose translation MGSKKKQKVLAVESKKADENFTVSNFTYDRGRVRELAAHMILYHEYPFSMMEHVVFNKFMSANTPYWKKMPRALAKKECMRTYENEKAKLRTLLKHVNKVHITTDMWTSCQKLSYMVVTVHFIDTDWHLQRRVLNFCNVPHPHTGLLIADALEKCFQTWGIENKISLITIDNASSNDVAIRILKDDFRLKRTLTVGGKLFHVRCCAHITNLLVQYELGEIRDIVDCVRDGIKYLVASENRLKQFSEIAKQLQLPSKKLILDVSTRWNSTYLMLDAAIQFKEVFSRYGDRDRCFEWVPTVEEWGQVENVC comes from the coding sequence ATGGGgtctaagaaaaaacaaaaagtcttaGCAGTTGAGTCTAAGAAGGCAGATGAAAACTTCACTGTCTCAAACTTTACCTATGATCGTGGTAGGGTCCGAGAGCTTGCTGCTCATATGATACTTTACCATGAATATCCATTCTCTATGATGGAGCATGTGGTATTTAATAAATTCATGAGTGCAAACACTCCATATTGGAAAAAAATGCCACGGGCTCTTgcaaagaaagaatgtatgagAACTTATGAGAATGAAAAGGCTAAGTTAAGGACTTTGCTTAAACATGTGAATAAAGTTCATATCACAACTGACATGTGGACTTCCTgtcaaaaactttcatatatggTAGTGACAGTTCATTTTATAGATACTGATTGGCATCTTCAGCGGCGTGTGTTGAACTTTTGTAATGTGCCACATCCACATACTGGCCTTCTTATTGCTGATGCTCTAGAAAAGTGTTTCCAAACTTGGGggattgagaataaaattagttTAATTACTATTGACAATGCTAGTTCTAATGATGTTGCCATTCGGATCTTGAAAGATGATTTTAGGTTGAAGAGAACATTGACTGTAGGTGGGAAACTATTTCATGTACGTTGTTGTgcacatataacaaatttacTTGTACAATATGAATTGGGGGAGATTAGGGATATTGTTGATTGTGTAAGAGATGGTATAAAATATTTGGTAGCATCAGAGAATAGGCTAAAACAGTTTAGTGAAATTGCAAAACAGTTGCAATTGCCTTCAAAGAAACTGATTTTAGATGTGTCTACAAGATGGAACAGCACTTATTTAATGTTGGATGCTGCAATTCAGTTCAAAGAAGTTTTCTCTAGATATGGTGATAGAGATAGATGTTTTGAATGGGTTCCAACTGTTGAAGAGTGGGGGCAAGTTGAAAATGTTTGTTAA
- the LOC122315868 gene encoding VIN3-like protein 2 isoform X3, giving the protein MTKPEERFSGMDSAFSGCALDPVKCSLLSLGEKRELVHEIARWSKDAPEFLRSFTRSELLEIICAEMGKERKYTGYTKSQMIEHLLKLVLRDSEGHNSFAFSPSHIKFKRKRNIGPPQLLTDLNHSPLENNEEHIKTLRCRNIACRATLTSEDAFCKRCSCCICHCYDDNKDPSLWLTCDNDLCGLSCHLECALKHERAGILKHGCCEKLDGSFYCISCGKINGIMRTWRKQLIVAKEARRVDVLCLRLSLAHKILMGTALYKEVQRTVESAVKILNDEVGPLDQVCTSMVRCIVNRLSCGAEVQKLCASAVLSFDSLVCPNYMEKKDPFAACHIRFEESTPTSVIVVLEYEDHLLKNNPGCRLWHRESVIKDYPEQPTFIVFRPEKRFKICHLHPSTEYLCKVSLFSSIGVLGVSEAKWETPAPGGSSFTALEHEKAEHRIIAQNHPQAESTKSSNFKSASPAKLQPLVEINKSKSEGFYYPPPFIETVSPSTPCKCSGMRAVPDMGSKMRPLVSDYEHSVQVVRGLEHEGHIDEDFRVKFLTWFSLKATEQERRVVNVFVDALLDDPPSLAGQLMDTFMDKICCEQKPVSRHGFCFSLWH; this is encoded by the exons ATGACTAAACCAGAAGAAAGGTTTTCAGGCATGGACTCCGCGTTCTCAG GTTGTGCACTTGATCCCGTAAAATGTAGCCTGCTAAGCTTGGGAGAGAAAAGAGAGCTGGTCCATGAGATTGCCCGATGGTCAAAAGATGCCCCTGAGTTTCTTCGTTCTTTTACTCGTTCAGAGCTTCTTGAAATCATCTGTGCTGAAATGGGGAAAGAGAGAAAGTACACAGGATATACAAAATCTCAAATGATAGAACACCTTCTAAAGTTAGTGCTTCGGGATTCCGAGGGGCACAATTCTTTTGCCTTTTCTCCATctcatattaaatttaaaaggaaaaggaacATAGGTCCACCTCAACTATTGACTGACCTAAATCATTCCCCTCTGGAAAACAATGAAGAACATATTAAAACTTTGCGGTGTCGGAATATTGCATGCAGAGCTACTTTAACTTCGGAGGATGCTTTTTGCAAAAGATGTTCTTGCTGTATCTGTCATTGTTATGATGATAACAAGGATCCCAGTCTCTGGTTGACCTGCGATAATGATTTGTGTGGATTGTCTTGCCATCTGGAATGTGCTTTGAAGCATGAAAGAGCTGGTATTTTGAAGCATGGGTGTTGTGAAAAGTTGGATGGAAGCTTCTATTGCATTTCCTGTGGAAAAATCAATGGGATAATGAG AACCTGGAGAAAACAATTAATTGTTGCCAAGGAGGCTAGAAGAGTGGATGTACTGTGTCTACGATTATCTCTGGCACATAAGATTCTCATGGGAACAGCATTATACAAAGAAGTGCAGAGGACAGTGGAATCTGCAGTGAAAATACTGAATGATGAAGTGGGGCCTCTAGATCAGGTATGCACTAGTATGGTACGCTGCATTGTGAACAGACTCTCCTGCGGTGCTGAGGTCCAGAAGTTATGTGCTTCTGCAGTGCTATCTTTTGATTCGCTGGTTTGCCCCAATTATATGGAAAAGAAAGATCCATTTg CAGCTTGTCATATCCGGTTTGAAGAGTCCACCCCTACATCAGTGATTGTTGTGCTAGAATATGAAGACCATCTGTTAAAAAACAACCCAGGCTGCAGACTCTGGCATCGGGAGTCTGTCATTAAGGACTATCCAGAGCAACCCACTTTCATTGTATTCAGGCCAGAGAAGAGATTCAAGATATGTCACCTCCATCCTTCAACAGAGTATCTCTGCAAAGTTTCTCTGTTTAGCAGCATTGGGGTCTTGGGTGTTTCAGAAGCCAAATGGGAGACTCCTGCTCCAGGTGGGAGCTCTTTTACAGCTTTAGAACATGAAAAAGCAGAACATAGAATTATAGCTCAAAATCATCCTCAGGCTGAGTCAACCAAGTCTAGTAACTTTAAATCAGCATCCCCTGCGAAGCTTCAACCGTTGGTTGAGATTAACAAGAGCAAGAGTGAAGGGTTTTACTATCCACCTCCTTTCATTGAAACCGTATCTCCTTCAACGCCTTGTAAATGCAGTGGAATGCGAGCAGTTCCAGATATGGGTAGTAAAATGCGACCACTGGTTAGTGATTATGAACATTCTGTGCAAGTGGTCAGAGGTTTAGAGCATGAAGGGCACATAGATGAAGATTTTAGAGTAAAATTTCTCACTTGGTTCAGCCTCAAAGCTACGGAGCAAGAGAGAAGGGTGGTTAATGTATTTGTGGATGCTTTGCTTGATGACCCTCCTAGCTTAGCTGGACAGCTTATGGATACCTTCATGGACAAGATATGCTGCGAACAAAAACCTGTTTCTAGGCATGGTTTTTGCTTTAGTTTGTGGCATTAA
- the LOC122315868 gene encoding VIN3-like protein 1 isoform X2: MYLSSDVNEFFSSALAHFKVILNCFSYIIGGKSVKYFYGRISLKKYLLIRDFGCALDPVKCSLLSLGEKRELVHEIARWSKDAPEFLRSFTRSELLEIICAEMGKERKYTGYTKSQMIEHLLKLVLRDSEGHNSFAFSPSHIKFKRKRNIGPPQLLTDLNHSPLENNEEHIKTLRCRNIACRATLTSEDAFCKRCSCCICHCYDDNKDPSLWLTCDNDLCGLSCHLECALKHERAGILKHGCCEKLDGSFYCISCGKINGIMRTWRKQLIVAKEARRVDVLCLRLSLAHKILMGTALYKEVQRTVESAVKILNDEVGPLDQVCTSMVRCIVNRLSCGAEVQKLCASAVLSFDSLVCPNYMEKKDPFACHIRFEESTPTSVIVVLEYEDHLLKNNPGCRLWHRESVIKDYPEQPTFIVFRPEKRFKICHLHPSTEYLCKVSLFSSIGVLGVSEAKWETPAPGGSSFTALEHEKAEHRIIAQNHPQAESTKSSNFKSASPAKLQPLVEINKSKSEGFYYPPPFIETVSPSTPCKCSGMRAVPDMGSKMRPLVSDYEHSVQVVRGLEHEGHIDEDFRVKFLTWFSLKATEQERRVVNVFVDALLDDPPSLAGQLMDTFMDKICCEQKPVSRHGFCFSLWH; encoded by the exons ATGTATCTAAGTTCTGATGTGAATGAGTTTTTTTCATCAGCATTGGCACATTTTAAGGTCATACTTAATTGTTTCAGCTACATTATTGGTGGGAAGTCAGTGAAATATTTCTATGGGAGGATATCTTTGAAGAAGTACCTGCTAATCAGAGATTTTG GTTGTGCACTTGATCCCGTAAAATGTAGCCTGCTAAGCTTGGGAGAGAAAAGAGAGCTGGTCCATGAGATTGCCCGATGGTCAAAAGATGCCCCTGAGTTTCTTCGTTCTTTTACTCGTTCAGAGCTTCTTGAAATCATCTGTGCTGAAATGGGGAAAGAGAGAAAGTACACAGGATATACAAAATCTCAAATGATAGAACACCTTCTAAAGTTAGTGCTTCGGGATTCCGAGGGGCACAATTCTTTTGCCTTTTCTCCATctcatattaaatttaaaaggaaaaggaacATAGGTCCACCTCAACTATTGACTGACCTAAATCATTCCCCTCTGGAAAACAATGAAGAACATATTAAAACTTTGCGGTGTCGGAATATTGCATGCAGAGCTACTTTAACTTCGGAGGATGCTTTTTGCAAAAGATGTTCTTGCTGTATCTGTCATTGTTATGATGATAACAAGGATCCCAGTCTCTGGTTGACCTGCGATAATGATTTGTGTGGATTGTCTTGCCATCTGGAATGTGCTTTGAAGCATGAAAGAGCTGGTATTTTGAAGCATGGGTGTTGTGAAAAGTTGGATGGAAGCTTCTATTGCATTTCCTGTGGAAAAATCAATGGGATAATGAG AACCTGGAGAAAACAATTAATTGTTGCCAAGGAGGCTAGAAGAGTGGATGTACTGTGTCTACGATTATCTCTGGCACATAAGATTCTCATGGGAACAGCATTATACAAAGAAGTGCAGAGGACAGTGGAATCTGCAGTGAAAATACTGAATGATGAAGTGGGGCCTCTAGATCAGGTATGCACTAGTATGGTACGCTGCATTGTGAACAGACTCTCCTGCGGTGCTGAGGTCCAGAAGTTATGTGCTTCTGCAGTGCTATCTTTTGATTCGCTGGTTTGCCCCAATTATATGGAAAAGAAAGATCCATTTg CTTGTCATATCCGGTTTGAAGAGTCCACCCCTACATCAGTGATTGTTGTGCTAGAATATGAAGACCATCTGTTAAAAAACAACCCAGGCTGCAGACTCTGGCATCGGGAGTCTGTCATTAAGGACTATCCAGAGCAACCCACTTTCATTGTATTCAGGCCAGAGAAGAGATTCAAGATATGTCACCTCCATCCTTCAACAGAGTATCTCTGCAAAGTTTCTCTGTTTAGCAGCATTGGGGTCTTGGGTGTTTCAGAAGCCAAATGGGAGACTCCTGCTCCAGGTGGGAGCTCTTTTACAGCTTTAGAACATGAAAAAGCAGAACATAGAATTATAGCTCAAAATCATCCTCAGGCTGAGTCAACCAAGTCTAGTAACTTTAAATCAGCATCCCCTGCGAAGCTTCAACCGTTGGTTGAGATTAACAAGAGCAAGAGTGAAGGGTTTTACTATCCACCTCCTTTCATTGAAACCGTATCTCCTTCAACGCCTTGTAAATGCAGTGGAATGCGAGCAGTTCCAGATATGGGTAGTAAAATGCGACCACTGGTTAGTGATTATGAACATTCTGTGCAAGTGGTCAGAGGTTTAGAGCATGAAGGGCACATAGATGAAGATTTTAGAGTAAAATTTCTCACTTGGTTCAGCCTCAAAGCTACGGAGCAAGAGAGAAGGGTGGTTAATGTATTTGTGGATGCTTTGCTTGATGACCCTCCTAGCTTAGCTGGACAGCTTATGGATACCTTCATGGACAAGATATGCTGCGAACAAAAACCTGTTTCTAGGCATGGTTTTTGCTTTAGTTTGTGGCATTAA
- the LOC122315868 gene encoding VIN3-like protein 2 isoform X4, which produces MYLSSDVNEFFSSALAHFKVILNCFSYIIGGKSVKYFYGRISLKKYLLIRDFGCALDPVKCSLLSLGEKRELVHEIARWSKDAPEFLRSFTRSELLEIICAEMGKERKATLTSEDAFCKRCSCCICHCYDDNKDPSLWLTCDNDLCGLSCHLECALKHERAGILKHGCCEKLDGSFYCISCGKINGIMRTWRKQLIVAKEARRVDVLCLRLSLAHKILMGTALYKEVQRTVESAVKILNDEVGPLDQVCTSMVRCIVNRLSCGAEVQKLCASAVLSFDSLVCPNYMEKKDPFAACHIRFEESTPTSVIVVLEYEDHLLKNNPGCRLWHRESVIKDYPEQPTFIVFRPEKRFKICHLHPSTEYLCKVSLFSSIGVLGVSEAKWETPAPGGSSFTALEHEKAEHRIIAQNHPQAESTKSSNFKSASPAKLQPLVEINKSKSEGFYYPPPFIETVSPSTPCKCSGMRAVPDMGSKMRPLVSDYEHSVQVVRGLEHEGHIDEDFRVKFLTWFSLKATEQERRVVNVFVDALLDDPPSLAGQLMDTFMDKICCEQKPVSRHGFCFSLWH; this is translated from the exons ATGTATCTAAGTTCTGATGTGAATGAGTTTTTTTCATCAGCATTGGCACATTTTAAGGTCATACTTAATTGTTTCAGCTACATTATTGGTGGGAAGTCAGTGAAATATTTCTATGGGAGGATATCTTTGAAGAAGTACCTGCTAATCAGAGATTTTG GTTGTGCACTTGATCCCGTAAAATGTAGCCTGCTAAGCTTGGGAGAGAAAAGAGAGCTGGTCCATGAGATTGCCCGATGGTCAAAAGATGCCCCTGAGTTTCTTCGTTCTTTTACTCGTTCAGAGCTTCTTGAAATCATCTGTGCTGAAATGGGGAAAGAGAGAAA AGCTACTTTAACTTCGGAGGATGCTTTTTGCAAAAGATGTTCTTGCTGTATCTGTCATTGTTATGATGATAACAAGGATCCCAGTCTCTGGTTGACCTGCGATAATGATTTGTGTGGATTGTCTTGCCATCTGGAATGTGCTTTGAAGCATGAAAGAGCTGGTATTTTGAAGCATGGGTGTTGTGAAAAGTTGGATGGAAGCTTCTATTGCATTTCCTGTGGAAAAATCAATGGGATAATGAG AACCTGGAGAAAACAATTAATTGTTGCCAAGGAGGCTAGAAGAGTGGATGTACTGTGTCTACGATTATCTCTGGCACATAAGATTCTCATGGGAACAGCATTATACAAAGAAGTGCAGAGGACAGTGGAATCTGCAGTGAAAATACTGAATGATGAAGTGGGGCCTCTAGATCAGGTATGCACTAGTATGGTACGCTGCATTGTGAACAGACTCTCCTGCGGTGCTGAGGTCCAGAAGTTATGTGCTTCTGCAGTGCTATCTTTTGATTCGCTGGTTTGCCCCAATTATATGGAAAAGAAAGATCCATTTg CAGCTTGTCATATCCGGTTTGAAGAGTCCACCCCTACATCAGTGATTGTTGTGCTAGAATATGAAGACCATCTGTTAAAAAACAACCCAGGCTGCAGACTCTGGCATCGGGAGTCTGTCATTAAGGACTATCCAGAGCAACCCACTTTCATTGTATTCAGGCCAGAGAAGAGATTCAAGATATGTCACCTCCATCCTTCAACAGAGTATCTCTGCAAAGTTTCTCTGTTTAGCAGCATTGGGGTCTTGGGTGTTTCAGAAGCCAAATGGGAGACTCCTGCTCCAGGTGGGAGCTCTTTTACAGCTTTAGAACATGAAAAAGCAGAACATAGAATTATAGCTCAAAATCATCCTCAGGCTGAGTCAACCAAGTCTAGTAACTTTAAATCAGCATCCCCTGCGAAGCTTCAACCGTTGGTTGAGATTAACAAGAGCAAGAGTGAAGGGTTTTACTATCCACCTCCTTTCATTGAAACCGTATCTCCTTCAACGCCTTGTAAATGCAGTGGAATGCGAGCAGTTCCAGATATGGGTAGTAAAATGCGACCACTGGTTAGTGATTATGAACATTCTGTGCAAGTGGTCAGAGGTTTAGAGCATGAAGGGCACATAGATGAAGATTTTAGAGTAAAATTTCTCACTTGGTTCAGCCTCAAAGCTACGGAGCAAGAGAGAAGGGTGGTTAATGTATTTGTGGATGCTTTGCTTGATGACCCTCCTAGCTTAGCTGGACAGCTTATGGATACCTTCATGGACAAGATATGCTGCGAACAAAAACCTGTTTCTAGGCATGGTTTTTGCTTTAGTTTGTGGCATTAA
- the LOC122315868 gene encoding VIN3-like protein 1 isoform X1 has protein sequence MYLSSDVNEFFSSALAHFKVILNCFSYIIGGKSVKYFYGRISLKKYLLIRDFGCALDPVKCSLLSLGEKRELVHEIARWSKDAPEFLRSFTRSELLEIICAEMGKERKYTGYTKSQMIEHLLKLVLRDSEGHNSFAFSPSHIKFKRKRNIGPPQLLTDLNHSPLENNEEHIKTLRCRNIACRATLTSEDAFCKRCSCCICHCYDDNKDPSLWLTCDNDLCGLSCHLECALKHERAGILKHGCCEKLDGSFYCISCGKINGIMRTWRKQLIVAKEARRVDVLCLRLSLAHKILMGTALYKEVQRTVESAVKILNDEVGPLDQVCTSMVRCIVNRLSCGAEVQKLCASAVLSFDSLVCPNYMEKKDPFAACHIRFEESTPTSVIVVLEYEDHLLKNNPGCRLWHRESVIKDYPEQPTFIVFRPEKRFKICHLHPSTEYLCKVSLFSSIGVLGVSEAKWETPAPGGSSFTALEHEKAEHRIIAQNHPQAESTKSSNFKSASPAKLQPLVEINKSKSEGFYYPPPFIETVSPSTPCKCSGMRAVPDMGSKMRPLVSDYEHSVQVVRGLEHEGHIDEDFRVKFLTWFSLKATEQERRVVNVFVDALLDDPPSLAGQLMDTFMDKICCEQKPVSRHGFCFSLWH, from the exons ATGTATCTAAGTTCTGATGTGAATGAGTTTTTTTCATCAGCATTGGCACATTTTAAGGTCATACTTAATTGTTTCAGCTACATTATTGGTGGGAAGTCAGTGAAATATTTCTATGGGAGGATATCTTTGAAGAAGTACCTGCTAATCAGAGATTTTG GTTGTGCACTTGATCCCGTAAAATGTAGCCTGCTAAGCTTGGGAGAGAAAAGAGAGCTGGTCCATGAGATTGCCCGATGGTCAAAAGATGCCCCTGAGTTTCTTCGTTCTTTTACTCGTTCAGAGCTTCTTGAAATCATCTGTGCTGAAATGGGGAAAGAGAGAAAGTACACAGGATATACAAAATCTCAAATGATAGAACACCTTCTAAAGTTAGTGCTTCGGGATTCCGAGGGGCACAATTCTTTTGCCTTTTCTCCATctcatattaaatttaaaaggaaaaggaacATAGGTCCACCTCAACTATTGACTGACCTAAATCATTCCCCTCTGGAAAACAATGAAGAACATATTAAAACTTTGCGGTGTCGGAATATTGCATGCAGAGCTACTTTAACTTCGGAGGATGCTTTTTGCAAAAGATGTTCTTGCTGTATCTGTCATTGTTATGATGATAACAAGGATCCCAGTCTCTGGTTGACCTGCGATAATGATTTGTGTGGATTGTCTTGCCATCTGGAATGTGCTTTGAAGCATGAAAGAGCTGGTATTTTGAAGCATGGGTGTTGTGAAAAGTTGGATGGAAGCTTCTATTGCATTTCCTGTGGAAAAATCAATGGGATAATGAG AACCTGGAGAAAACAATTAATTGTTGCCAAGGAGGCTAGAAGAGTGGATGTACTGTGTCTACGATTATCTCTGGCACATAAGATTCTCATGGGAACAGCATTATACAAAGAAGTGCAGAGGACAGTGGAATCTGCAGTGAAAATACTGAATGATGAAGTGGGGCCTCTAGATCAGGTATGCACTAGTATGGTACGCTGCATTGTGAACAGACTCTCCTGCGGTGCTGAGGTCCAGAAGTTATGTGCTTCTGCAGTGCTATCTTTTGATTCGCTGGTTTGCCCCAATTATATGGAAAAGAAAGATCCATTTg CAGCTTGTCATATCCGGTTTGAAGAGTCCACCCCTACATCAGTGATTGTTGTGCTAGAATATGAAGACCATCTGTTAAAAAACAACCCAGGCTGCAGACTCTGGCATCGGGAGTCTGTCATTAAGGACTATCCAGAGCAACCCACTTTCATTGTATTCAGGCCAGAGAAGAGATTCAAGATATGTCACCTCCATCCTTCAACAGAGTATCTCTGCAAAGTTTCTCTGTTTAGCAGCATTGGGGTCTTGGGTGTTTCAGAAGCCAAATGGGAGACTCCTGCTCCAGGTGGGAGCTCTTTTACAGCTTTAGAACATGAAAAAGCAGAACATAGAATTATAGCTCAAAATCATCCTCAGGCTGAGTCAACCAAGTCTAGTAACTTTAAATCAGCATCCCCTGCGAAGCTTCAACCGTTGGTTGAGATTAACAAGAGCAAGAGTGAAGGGTTTTACTATCCACCTCCTTTCATTGAAACCGTATCTCCTTCAACGCCTTGTAAATGCAGTGGAATGCGAGCAGTTCCAGATATGGGTAGTAAAATGCGACCACTGGTTAGTGATTATGAACATTCTGTGCAAGTGGTCAGAGGTTTAGAGCATGAAGGGCACATAGATGAAGATTTTAGAGTAAAATTTCTCACTTGGTTCAGCCTCAAAGCTACGGAGCAAGAGAGAAGGGTGGTTAATGTATTTGTGGATGCTTTGCTTGATGACCCTCCTAGCTTAGCTGGACAGCTTATGGATACCTTCATGGACAAGATATGCTGCGAACAAAAACCTGTTTCTAGGCATGGTTTTTGCTTTAGTTTGTGGCATTAA